In the Phreatobacter oligotrophus genome, CCGTGCCGTCCGGTCGCCAGCGCCGAGGTCGAATCCCTCGGGATCGACACCGGTCAGCTTCCACGGGCCCGGCTCTTCGCCGGCGAGCACCGTGGCGTAGAGCGCCACCGCCTCGGCATGGTCGTCGTTCATGTGCTCGATCGCGCCCGCCTCGGCCTCCATCAGTCCCCCGGCATCCGCCACGTCGAGCATCAGGTCCGCGGCCGTGAGGTCCGCAGCGCGGGCGAATCCACCATTGAGATGCGCCGCCGCGACCTCCATCCGCCAGAGCGAGAAGTCCGGGAAGTCGATGTAGATCTGCGCCTTCGGATGGCGGGCGAGGAACCGGCCGCGCAGCCGCGCCCGCACTGACTCGTCCGTCACCGGCACAAAGCGGCCGAGCACGGTGAGCCGCGGATGGGCCTGCGGGTCGCCCTTGCCCATGCGCGCCAGCAGCAGCGAGGCGCGACCGTCCGCCGCGAGATTGGCGGTGTGGCTGGAGAGCTTCGAGATGGCGATGACCGGCGCGCCATCCGTGTCGGTGGCGACATTGGCGAGCGTCGTCACGGGATGGCCGGTATTGCGGTCGAGCGTGCCGAGCGCGCCGGTGCGGATGGTGCGCAGCAGGTCGCGCGCCCATTCCACCGGCTTGAAATCCCGCGCCTGAGGCGCATTTTCCGGCAGGTTCCCCGGCATCATGCCGGGCAGCGGGGCAGGCGTGTCGCGGGTCGCATCGGTCATGGGGTCTCTCCGGCCGCGGACCATGGCGAAGGCTCCGGGCCGCTTCAAGCCCCCGCTGCGGGATACCGGCCGCTCCGCAGGCGAGCGCTCCGGGACTTGACGGGAGGGGGAGCCTCCCCCATGCCTGCCTGCGATCCGAAAGGCCCCCTCATGCCCCTGCGCCTCGCGACCCGCGACCCCGATTTCGACACCCGCTTCGCCAGCCTGCTGGCGATGAAACGCGAGGTGTCGGAAGAGGTGAACGATGTCGTGCGCGCGATCGGCCACGATGTCGTCGCCCGCGGCGATGCGGCGGTGATCGAATACACCGCCAAGTTCGACAAGCTGATGCTCACCCCGGCGACGCTGCGCGTCACGCCCGAGGAGATCGCTGCGGCGGTCGCCGCCTGCGACCCGCGCACCCTCGATGCGCTTCGCCTCGCCGCCGACCGCATCCGCGCCTATCACGAGCGGCAGAAGCCGAAGGATGACCGTTTCACCGACGCGCTCGGCGTCGAGCTCGGCTATCGCTGGACCGCCATCGAGGCGGTCGGCCTCTATGTGCCGGGCGGCACGGCGGCCTATCCTTCCTCGGTGCTGATGAACGCCGTCCCGGCC is a window encoding:
- a CDS encoding HugZ family protein, translating into MTDATRDTPAPLPGMMPGNLPENAPQARDFKPVEWARDLLRTIRTGALGTLDRNTGHPVTTLANVATDTDGAPVIAISKLSSHTANLAADGRASLLLARMGKGDPQAHPRLTVLGRFVPVTDESVRARLRGRFLARHPKAQIYIDFPDFSLWRMEVAAAHLNGGFARAADLTAADLMLDVADAGGLMEAEAGAIEHMNDDHAEAVALYATVLAGEEPGPWKLTGVDPEGFDLGAGDRTARVLFPERITTGEALHKVLVQMARQARAKG